In Sphingomonas phyllosphaerae, one DNA window encodes the following:
- a CDS encoding NAD(P)/FAD-dependent oxidoreductase, translating to MQRLHIAIAGCGPAGLATALLLHRDGHHVTLFERFDAPRPVGSGLMIQPTGFAVLRELGLADALLDHGARIDRLHGEAGSSGRVVLDVRYAALGKGAGFGIGVHRATLFAVLHDAVAAERIAIETGCAVTGSETAADDRRFLLLEGGRRVGPFDLIVDALGTRTPLAPPCGRKLAYGALWGTLDWPADAGFDPGALEQRYRRASVMVGVLPIGRFPGAPRQQAALFWSLRADRLAEWRAAGLDVWKAEVSALWPATRGLLDQIRSADQLTFAHYAHRTLSTPAEAGMIHIGDAWHSASPQLGQGANMALLDAYALALALRRSPDVAAALGSAIAMRRRHVHLYQALTALFTPVYQSDSRAIPFVRDRIVGPLSKLWPATRIQAAMVSGLIGNPLKPLFG from the coding sequence ATGCAGCGTCTTCACATCGCCATAGCGGGCTGTGGCCCGGCGGGTCTCGCCACGGCGTTGCTGCTGCATCGCGACGGCCACCATGTCACGCTGTTCGAGCGGTTCGATGCGCCCCGCCCGGTGGGATCGGGGCTGATGATCCAGCCGACAGGCTTTGCCGTCCTGCGTGAACTTGGGTTGGCCGACGCGCTGCTCGACCACGGTGCGCGCATCGATCGCCTCCACGGCGAGGCGGGAAGCAGCGGCCGGGTCGTTCTCGACGTCCGCTATGCCGCGCTTGGCAAAGGCGCAGGGTTTGGCATCGGCGTCCACCGCGCAACCTTGTTCGCCGTGCTGCATGATGCCGTCGCTGCCGAGCGGATCGCGATCGAAACCGGCTGCGCGGTGACGGGGAGCGAGACGGCAGCAGACGACCGCCGCTTCCTGCTGCTGGAGGGCGGTCGCCGCGTCGGGCCATTCGACCTGATCGTCGATGCGCTCGGCACGCGGACGCCGCTGGCGCCGCCCTGCGGTCGCAAACTGGCCTATGGTGCGCTCTGGGGCACGTTGGATTGGCCCGCCGATGCCGGTTTCGATCCCGGCGCACTAGAACAACGCTATCGGCGCGCGAGCGTGATGGTCGGCGTCCTGCCCATCGGGCGGTTTCCCGGCGCCCCCCGCCAACAGGCCGCGCTGTTCTGGTCATTGCGCGCGGATCGGCTGGCAGAATGGAGGGCTGCCGGGCTCGACGTCTGGAAGGCCGAGGTATCCGCACTATGGCCAGCAACGCGAGGACTGCTCGACCAGATCCGATCAGCCGATCAACTCACCTTCGCCCATTATGCACATCGTACGTTATCGACGCCTGCGGAGGCGGGCATGATCCACATCGGTGACGCCTGGCATTCGGCCAGCCCCCAATTGGGCCAAGGGGCGAACATGGCGCTGCTTGATGCCTATGCCCTGGCGCTGGCATTGCGGCGATCGCCGGATGTCGCAGCGGCGCTCGGTTCGGCGATCGCGATGCGGCGGCGGCATGTCCATTTGTACCAGGCGCTGACCGCGCTGTTCACCCCCGTCTACCAGTCCGACAGCCGGGCGATCCCGTTCGTGCGCGACCGCATCGTCGGGCCGTTGTCGAAG
- a CDS encoding ABC-F family ATP-binding cassette domain-containing protein, producing MSNFLTLSNLSAATPDGRPLFHDLTFSVGAERIGLAGRNGSGKSTLLHIIAGEALPLSGTVHRAGTVDRLAQLWHDGDSVAQALGVHGPLSILARIEAGDGTAADFEVADWTLPAAIDAALADVGLDGIALKRPMGSLSGGERTRVGMARLAIAKPDLLLLDEPTNNLDAEGRAAIERWIAGWRGGLLVASHDRALLETMDRIVELSPIGNRIVGGGWSVFAAARDAERLRAEAEQTRTDAALRTTRLAAQSAREAKDRRDKAGRSFAAKGSEPKILLGARAERAENSGGQARRLAERQIEEAVQARDAAQARVEVLTPLTIDLPATGLPSQAEVLAIEQATVAYGDRHFGPWSLTICGPERVALTGRNGAGKSTLLRLAKGDLAPASGTIRRRADRIAMLDQHVGLLDAADTIVGNLRRLQPTLDEEAVHAACARFAFRNRDAQRLVGTLSGGERLRAGLAAALSGPQPPWLLILDEPTNHLDIESIEVLERALQRFDGALLVVSHDARFLNAIGIERSVAVTSIKEDAATPEPG from the coding sequence ATGTCGAACTTCCTCACTCTCTCCAACCTTTCCGCCGCCACGCCTGACGGCCGACCGCTCTTCCATGATCTGACCTTTTCGGTCGGTGCCGAGCGCATCGGCTTGGCCGGACGCAACGGATCGGGCAAGTCGACGCTGCTGCACATCATTGCGGGCGAAGCGCTTCCTCTGTCCGGCACGGTCCACCGCGCGGGCACGGTCGACCGGCTTGCGCAGCTTTGGCATGACGGGGATAGCGTCGCCCAGGCGCTCGGTGTCCACGGCCCGCTGTCGATCCTGGCAAGGATCGAAGCCGGGGACGGCACCGCTGCGGACTTCGAAGTCGCCGACTGGACGCTACCCGCCGCGATCGATGCCGCGCTCGCCGATGTCGGCCTCGACGGCATCGCCCTGAAGCGCCCGATGGGAAGCCTGTCCGGCGGCGAGCGGACGCGGGTCGGCATGGCCCGGCTGGCGATCGCCAAGCCCGACCTGTTGCTGCTCGACGAACCGACCAACAATCTCGACGCCGAAGGCCGAGCCGCCATCGAACGCTGGATCGCGGGTTGGCGCGGCGGCCTGTTGGTCGCCAGCCATGATCGCGCGCTGCTCGAAACCATGGACCGCATCGTCGAATTGAGCCCGATCGGTAATCGCATCGTCGGCGGCGGCTGGTCGGTCTTTGCGGCGGCACGCGATGCCGAACGGTTGCGTGCGGAGGCCGAACAGACCCGCACCGATGCCGCCCTTCGCACCACGCGCCTGGCCGCCCAATCCGCCCGCGAGGCCAAGGACCGGCGCGACAAGGCCGGGCGCAGCTTCGCCGCCAAGGGATCGGAGCCGAAGATCCTGCTCGGTGCCCGCGCCGAGCGCGCGGAGAACAGCGGCGGACAGGCCCGCCGCCTCGCCGAACGACAGATCGAGGAGGCCGTGCAAGCCCGCGACGCTGCCCAAGCGCGGGTCGAGGTGCTGACGCCGCTGACGATCGATCTACCGGCTACCGGTCTGCCGTCGCAGGCGGAGGTGCTCGCGATCGAGCAAGCGACCGTCGCATATGGCGACCGACATTTCGGCCCCTGGTCGCTGACGATCTGCGGGCCCGAGCGTGTCGCGCTGACCGGCCGCAACGGTGCCGGCAAATCGACCCTGCTCCGCCTCGCCAAGGGCGACCTCGCGCCTGCCAGCGGCACGATCCGCCGACGCGCCGATCGGATCGCCATGCTCGACCAGCATGTCGGCCTGCTCGACGCCGCCGACACCATCGTCGGCAACCTGCGCCGCCTCCAACCCACGCTGGACGAAGAGGCGGTCCATGCCGCCTGCGCGCGCTTCGCCTTTCGCAACCGTGATGCCCAGCGGCTCGTCGGTACGCTGTCGGGTGGAGAACGGCTGCGGGCGGGATTGGCCGCCGCGCTCTCCGGACCGCAGCCGCCCTGGCTGCTGATCCTCGACGAGCCGACCAACCATCTCGATATCGAGTCGATCGAGGTTCTGGAACGCGCGCTTCAACGGTTCGACGGAGCGCTGCTGGTGGTCAGCCACGACGCTCGCTTCCTGAACGCGATCGGCATCGAGCGGTCCGTGGCCGTCACCAGCATCAAAGAGGATGCCGCCACGCCCGAGCCCGGTTAG